One Turneriella parva DSM 21527 genomic region harbors:
- a CDS encoding ATP-binding cassette domain-containing protein — MKAAAAVSAIQIENLRFAYAQKPVLEIARLKIARGSHTLISGDSGCGKSTLMNLIGGVLTGYSGKIEVSGTELANLTAAARDRFRAAHLGVIFQQFNLIPYLSVTENIELAPKLAKKPVEPARIQAMMQHLQIAELAAMPAAKLSHGQQQRVAAARALAAGAEIVLADEPTSALDDHNARLFLDLLFKEAEVNKTTIVVVSHDLRYRKRFDQFIDLAGLNRAIESGHGKKTAGRKS, encoded by the coding sequence ATGAAAGCAGCTGCAGCCGTCTCTGCGATACAAATCGAGAATCTGCGCTTTGCGTACGCGCAAAAGCCGGTGCTCGAGATTGCCCGCCTCAAGATTGCGCGGGGCAGCCATACGCTGATTTCGGGCGACAGCGGTTGCGGCAAGAGCACTCTGATGAATCTCATCGGGGGGGTGCTGACAGGCTACTCAGGTAAAATAGAAGTCTCGGGCACCGAGCTCGCTAATCTGACAGCGGCGGCGCGCGACCGATTTCGCGCGGCGCACCTCGGTGTTATCTTTCAGCAGTTTAACCTGATACCGTACCTGAGTGTCACCGAAAATATTGAACTCGCGCCCAAACTTGCGAAAAAGCCCGTCGAGCCCGCGCGTATTCAGGCCATGATGCAGCATCTGCAAATCGCCGAACTCGCTGCAATGCCGGCTGCGAAACTCAGCCACGGCCAGCAGCAGCGGGTTGCGGCGGCGAGGGCGCTTGCTGCGGGTGCCGAGATTGTGCTCGCCGATGAGCCAACTTCGGCACTCGACGACCACAACGCGCGGCTGTTTCTTGATCTGCTTTTCAAAGAGGCAGAGGTGAACAAAACGACGATAGTGGTTGTCTCGCACGACCTTCGGTACCGCAAGCGCTTCGATCAGTTTATTGACCTGGCGGGCCTCAACCGTGCGATCGAAAGTGGGCATGGCAAAAAAACGGCAGGGCGAAAATCATGA
- a CDS encoding DUF3299 domain-containing protein, whose protein sequence is MLLVRPRYLLYILIFFLPATLTGNAPDENTEISWKTLRGYNLKTGKMSEMLTKLNGKPIRIPGFMVPLDDMDYESVGRFLLVPDPQACIHVPPPPANQMIYVVMKGKKKAPVTWGVPVVLSGELKVKSIRSQFGVVSFQVAGEMVKPYTGK, encoded by the coding sequence GTGCTGCTTGTTCGCCCGCGCTACCTGTTATACATCCTCATTTTTTTTCTGCCTGCCACGCTGACGGGTAATGCCCCCGACGAAAACACCGAAATCAGCTGGAAAACCCTGCGAGGCTATAACCTCAAGACGGGCAAAATGTCAGAAATGCTGACGAAGCTCAACGGCAAACCGATACGTATACCGGGTTTTATGGTGCCGCTCGATGATATGGATTATGAATCGGTCGGGCGTTTTTTGCTCGTGCCCGACCCGCAGGCCTGCATTCACGTGCCGCCACCGCCGGCGAACCAAATGATCTATGTGGTGATGAAAGGCAAAAAGAAAGCGCCCGTCACATGGGGAGTGCCCGTCGTGCTGTCGGGTGAGCTCAAGGTAAAATCGATACGCTCACAGTTCGGCGTTGTTTCGTTTCAGGTTGCGGGTGAAATGGTGAAGCCATACACGGGAAAATGA
- a CDS encoding SRPBCC family protein, giving the protein MRLQTVGRRVEVNAPLQAVLSLTLDAERYPEFAPSIKSTELLWHDVESRKYLIRYESSIPVINTTAVSEQEVHYDIANTVFHFRETKGNFGRFEGYRRLASLGAGRSAIESEVRYSFAGNRLMAAMVNKATQGIVQSNLEHIQEGIKRIAEAGRADPLHTVLARLSVTPQMLFAQGVTPAFLEEHGIQGLELAT; this is encoded by the coding sequence GTGAGGTTGCAAACCGTAGGTCGCCGGGTTGAGGTCAACGCACCGCTTCAAGCGGTGTTGAGCCTCACGCTCGATGCAGAGCGTTACCCCGAATTTGCGCCGTCGATAAAATCCACGGAACTTTTGTGGCATGATGTCGAAAGCCGCAAATACCTGATACGTTATGAATCCTCAATACCGGTGATTAACACGACCGCAGTGTCAGAGCAAGAAGTGCACTACGATATCGCCAACACGGTTTTTCACTTTCGGGAAACGAAGGGCAACTTTGGCCGGTTCGAAGGCTACCGCCGGCTGGCGAGCCTTGGGGCAGGGCGCTCGGCAATCGAGTCAGAAGTGCGGTATTCGTTCGCTGGTAACCGCCTGATGGCGGCGATGGTCAATAAGGCGACGCAGGGCATCGTGCAGTCAAATCTGGAGCATATTCAAGAGGGTATAAAGAGGATTGCCGAAGCAGGCAGGGCTGACCCGCTGCACACAGTGCTGGCCCGTCTGAGTGTCACGCCGCAGATGCTTTTTGCGCAGGGTGTGACGCCGGCGTTTCTTGAAGAGCACGGCATTCAAGGGCTCGAATTGGCCACTTAA
- a CDS encoding fatty acid desaturase, with product MPTKIPPLSLTAADRVNRISRSIRMADRYLRRHFTFLNHQNLIGFSIWLGSIAGMIGMAALYYFDMAPAWSVILVNAILASFLHELEHDLIHSLYFKETWIEKLMMWGVWAFRLNTPSPFYRKKIHLLHHKESGQFSDIEEQMIGNGMKWGIKRIITMLDQGLAFLINARRVGKTAPRLDMKEMARAAFPFTYLYQGTSLVFLFGNAYLLAMPHVDPAFVANADFVQLMALVNFMAVVIGLPNFIRQGALQIVSSSMHYFGDVNPDASVGLLEQCQVMTTRSWYMLPFQLFCFNFGSTHGIHHFIVNQPFYLRQIAAGYSHAAMKKYGVRFDDHGSFARANRYGSTALTTGHSSLRSPSPLGEGVGG from the coding sequence ATGCCAACGAAAATACCACCATTGAGTTTGACCGCGGCCGACAGAGTCAATCGCATCAGCCGCTCGATTCGCATGGCCGACCGCTATCTGCGCAGGCACTTCACTTTTTTGAACCACCAGAACCTGATCGGCTTTTCGATCTGGCTCGGATCAATCGCCGGCATGATCGGCATGGCGGCGCTGTATTATTTCGATATGGCACCCGCCTGGTCAGTGATTCTTGTGAATGCGATACTGGCGTCGTTCTTGCATGAGCTTGAACACGACCTCATTCATTCTCTGTATTTCAAAGAGACGTGGATTGAAAAGCTCATGATGTGGGGCGTGTGGGCGTTTCGGCTCAACACCCCGAGCCCTTTTTACCGCAAGAAGATTCATCTGTTGCACCACAAAGAATCTGGCCAGTTTTCTGACATCGAAGAGCAGATGATCGGCAACGGCATGAAATGGGGCATCAAACGCATTATCACCATGCTCGACCAGGGCCTGGCGTTTCTGATCAACGCGCGCCGCGTGGGTAAGACTGCGCCCCGGCTCGACATGAAAGAGATGGCACGGGCGGCGTTTCCGTTTACGTATCTCTATCAGGGCACGTCGCTCGTGTTTCTGTTCGGCAACGCATATCTGCTTGCGATGCCGCACGTCGACCCGGCATTCGTCGCCAATGCAGACTTCGTTCAGCTCATGGCGCTCGTCAATTTCATGGCCGTTGTGATCGGCTTGCCCAACTTTATTCGGCAGGGCGCGTTGCAGATCGTGTCGTCGAGCATGCACTATTTTGGCGACGTGAACCCCGACGCAAGCGTCGGCCTGCTCGAGCAGTGTCAGGTGATGACGACACGCTCATGGTATATGTTGCCGTTTCAGCTGTTCTGCTTCAACTTCGGCAGCACGCACGGCATTCACCACTTCATCGTCAACCAGCCATTCTACCTGCGCCAGATTGCCGCTGGCTATTCGCACGCCGCGATGAAGAAATACGGCGTGCGCTTCGACGACCACGGCAGCTTCGCACGGGCAAACAGGTATGGTTCGACTGCGCTCACCACAGGTCACTCTTCTCTTCGCTCCCCCTCTCCTTTAGGAGAGGGGGTTGGGGGGTGA
- a CDS encoding metal-dependent hydrolase, whose translation MLNEKQMRTTPTKRSEQIPVRKPQWTFSELVGQKPRSDFGRMMFGAMSLVFPEGERFFIRSVKHFASQIHDEGLTQDVKNFIGQEAQHGKLHETFNKAVLGHEYDIESFLKWYKSTMFDFVETQATKILGPKLALSITAAAEHFTATWAAHGLSSGYLEEHITNQTLLDFMQWHAVEEIEHKHVAFDVLQEVDDSYPLRVAGMLFCATLLPFVITVAFLSLIRQAKNLDIFAFFRDAMSEGKNGGIMSSFLPAIVEYMKPGFHPSDHDDYAMARAVAERIEQRMEKVA comes from the coding sequence ATGTTAAACGAAAAGCAGATGCGCACCACGCCGACCAAAAGGTCTGAGCAGATACCGGTACGCAAACCGCAGTGGACCTTTAGTGAGTTAGTCGGGCAAAAGCCCCGGTCTGATTTCGGGCGCATGATGTTCGGCGCGATGAGCCTGGTTTTTCCCGAGGGCGAACGCTTCTTTATTCGCAGTGTGAAGCATTTTGCTTCGCAGATTCATGACGAAGGCCTCACGCAAGATGTCAAAAACTTCATCGGTCAAGAGGCGCAGCATGGCAAGCTGCATGAGACGTTCAATAAGGCCGTGCTCGGCCATGAGTACGATATCGAGTCGTTTCTCAAATGGTATAAATCCACAATGTTTGATTTTGTCGAAACACAGGCGACGAAGATTCTGGGGCCGAAACTCGCGCTTTCGATCACCGCAGCAGCTGAACATTTTACCGCGACCTGGGCCGCACACGGCTTAAGTTCTGGTTATCTCGAAGAGCACATTACCAACCAGACTCTGCTCGATTTCATGCAGTGGCATGCCGTCGAAGAAATTGAGCACAAGCACGTTGCCTTCGATGTTCTGCAAGAGGTCGACGATTCGTATCCGCTGCGCGTCGCCGGTATGCTGTTCTGTGCAACACTCTTGCCCTTTGTGATCACCGTAGCCTTCTTGTCGCTGATCAGGCAAGCCAAGAATCTGGATATCTTCGCTTTCTTTCGCGATGCAATGTCTGAAGGCAAGAACGGCGGCATCATGTCGTCATTCTTGCCGGCCATTGTTGAATACATGAAGCCAGGTTTTCACCCTTCAGATCACGACGACTACGCGATGGCGAGAGCTGTCGCCGAGAGAATCGAACAAAGAATGGAGAAGGTCGCATAA
- a CDS encoding acyl-CoA dehydrogenase family protein yields MSQYEGLLDFTITDEMQEMLEMAHDLCRNEIVPRRAEMDEHEKFPHEIFKKFGEAGLFGIMFEEKYGGLGLSPFLTVLAIEVMSEYCLGVATSAGAVKLGALPIEHGGTEEQKIKYLTPLAKGEKIAAFALTEPGAGSDVPALKTHAVKKGDRYVLNGTKQWITNAGQADIYTVFAITDKAKGPRGISCFIVEKDTKGLSFGKLEQKMGIRCSHTRQVIMEDMEVPEENLVGLKPNVGFIHAIKTLISSRPFIATMGTGLSQGAYKEAVKYARQREQFGKKIINFQAVQHMLADMTTKIEAARLLAYRAAKYSLNNHPESARYSAMAKLMSSEAAVSICNDALQLHGGYGFTKDYPIEKMYRDAKILTIYEGTSQIQKNEIGSYVIKDSATMK; encoded by the coding sequence ATGTCACAATATGAAGGGCTGTTAGATTTTACCATCACCGACGAAATGCAAGAGATGCTCGAGATGGCGCACGACCTGTGCCGCAACGAGATTGTTCCGCGCCGCGCCGAAATGGACGAACACGAGAAGTTTCCCCATGAAATATTCAAGAAATTTGGCGAAGCCGGCCTTTTCGGCATCATGTTCGAAGAGAAATACGGTGGCCTCGGCCTTTCACCCTTTCTGACTGTTCTCGCGATCGAAGTCATGAGCGAATATTGCCTCGGTGTTGCGACGAGCGCAGGCGCGGTAAAACTCGGCGCTCTGCCGATTGAACACGGCGGCACCGAAGAGCAGAAGATCAAATACCTGACTCCGCTTGCAAAGGGTGAAAAGATCGCTGCATTTGCCCTTACAGAACCCGGCGCGGGCTCAGACGTACCAGCGCTCAAAACACATGCCGTAAAAAAAGGCGATCGCTATGTTCTGAACGGCACCAAGCAGTGGATCACCAACGCAGGCCAGGCAGACATCTACACCGTGTTTGCGATCACCGACAAGGCAAAGGGCCCACGCGGTATCTCATGCTTTATTGTTGAAAAAGACACCAAGGGTCTCTCATTCGGCAAGCTCGAGCAGAAAATGGGTATTCGCTGCTCGCACACGCGCCAGGTCATCATGGAAGACATGGAAGTGCCAGAAGAAAACCTCGTGGGTCTGAAGCCAAACGTCGGTTTTATTCACGCGATTAAGACGCTGATTTCTTCGCGTCCGTTTATCGCGACCATGGGCACAGGCCTCTCACAGGGTGCCTATAAAGAAGCAGTGAAATATGCACGCCAGCGCGAGCAGTTCGGCAAGAAGATCATCAACTTTCAGGCAGTGCAGCACATGCTCGCCGACATGACAACGAAGATCGAAGCGGCACGCCTTCTGGCCTACCGCGCGGCAAAATATTCGCTGAACAATCACCCTGAATCGGCTCGCTACTCAGCGATGGCGAAACTGATGTCGTCTGAAGCAGCGGTTTCAATCTGCAATGACGCGCTGCAGCTGCACGGCGGCTACGGCTTCACGAAAGACTATCCGATCGAAAAAATGTACCGTGACGCGAAGATTCTGACAATCTACGAAGGCACGAGCCAGATTCAGAAAAACGAAATCGGTTCGTACGTGATCAAAGATTCCGCGACCATGAAATAA